A region of the Muricauda sp. MAR_2010_75 genome:
TCGGGTTGTGGAATGCCTATCATTTTTAGAATGGTAGGGGCAATATCACCCAAAACACCACCCTTGATTTCCTTTATGTCCTTATCCACAAGAATCAAAGGAACTGGATTGGTGGTATGTGCAGTATTTGGGCTTCCATCTGGGTTGATCATGGTGTCGCAATTTCCGTGGTCTGCAATAACAATGGTGGAATAGCCATTTTCCAATCCCGCTGTAATGACATCCTTGGCACATTCATCCACCGTTTCACAGGCTTTTATGGCAGCTTCCATAACTCCGGTATGGCCCACCATATCAGGATTGGCAAAGTTGAGGCATATAAAATCAGCCTCTCCTTTTTTGAGTTCCGGGATAATCGCATCCCGAATATCATACGCACTCATTTCGGGCTGCAGGTCATACGTGGCCACTTTTGGTGATGGGCATAGGATACGTTGCTCGCCTTCAAAAGGTTCTTCCCGCCCTCCGTTGAAGAAAAAGGTTACGTGTGGATATTTTTCAGTCTCTGCAATACGAATCTGCTTTTTGCCATTTTTAGCCAATACTTCGCCCAAAGTATCCTTGATGTTTTCTTTGTCATAGACCACTTTTATGCCTTTGAACGAATCGTCATAATTGGTCATGGTAACGTAGTACAGATCCATTTTGTGCATGTTCTGCTCGTGAAAATCCTGCTGGCTCAAGACCTGTGTAAGTTCACGACCACGATCTGTCCTAAAGTTGAAGAAGACAATCACATCACCTTCTGTTATTTTGGTTAATGGTTGGCCATTTTCTCCTGTCAAAACCAATGGTTTTATAAATTCATCGGTGACCCCTGCATCATAACTTTTTTGCATGGCATCGCTAATGTCCTTAACTTTTTCACCTTCGGCATTTACCATGACATCATAGGCCAATTTTACACGTTCCCATCTTTTATCACGGTCCATGGCGTAATATCTTCCAACCACAGTTGCCAGCTTGGCATTCTTGTCCGAGCAGAAATGGGTAAGGTCAATCAAGAAACCTTTTCCGCTTTTGGGGTCCACGTCACGTCCATCGGTAAAGGCATGGATAAAGGAATTTTGAACCCCGCTGTCGTCAGCAGCCTTGATCAAGGCTTTTAAGTGATCTATGTGGCTATGCACCCCACCATCACTGACCAAACCCAAAAAATGAACGGCTTTGTCATTGCTCTTGGCATAGTCAAAGGCATCCTTTAACACTTTTTCGTCTTTCAAGGTGTCTTCTTTGACCGCTTTATTGATTTTGGCCAGATCCTGATAGACAATTCTACCGGCACCTAAATTCATGTGGCCCACCTCACTGTTTCCCATTTGACCTTCCGGCAGTCCAACGTTCATTCCATCGGTAAGTAGGTTGGCATTGGGGTATTGGGTATATAGCGAATCAACAAAGGGTGTATTGGCTTGTGCAATGGCAGAAACTTTTGGATCCGGGGATTTTCCCCAGCCATCCAAAATCATAAGGATTGTCTTCTTGTTCATGGTGTAAAATTGTACTTCAAAAATAAAGTGATCTGGTTGGATGCCCTAGCTTTTCGTAAGTTTTTATAGTTATGGATTTAATAATTATCAGGCACTTAAAATGAAGCATTGTTAAAATTTAGTTATTTAACTGTTAATGCTGTAACATTTGCCCCTGGGAGAAGTCTACTTTTGTAACAGTTTAATCCATAAACAAAAACAATTCATCATGAAAAAAACAATCCTAACAGTAGCTGCATTTTGCATGCTAGTAGCAACTGGCGTTTCTGCCAATGAACCTAAATCAGATGTGAATCTGAATGTATCCGCCCTGCCCGTTGAGGTCAATTCTTTTTGTAAGGCCATTATGCAAGGCGATGTAGAGACTGTTAAAAAACTTATTGAGCTTGGTGAGGATGTCAATGAAAAATCCCTTGGGATGGCTCCTGTACATTTTGCAGCCCGTTACAACCAAGCAGAAATCTTGAAACTGCTTATTGAAAACGGAGCAAACTTTAAAAGACGTTCCGATCAAGGATATACTGCTAAAAAATATGCCGAAATGTCCAATGCCGCTGAAGCACTTGCCGTTTTGGAAGATGCTATGAAAAAATAAAAGGAGTTTATTCATTCAAAGCAAAAAGCCCATCCAAAGGATGGGCTTTTTTTTCTCATTTACTTGTAGTGTCCTGTAAAAGAGTATATGTTGGGCTTAGAATTCAAAGCCAGTAAAAGCTCTATAAAAAAACGCATACAACGCCATCATCAACATGATGCCACAAAATACGGAATACCCTTTTAAAAAAAGTACAATAAAGCTCGGTTTACAATCGTCAAATGCCTCTACGTAGAGGTTCTTAAAGTGTACTAGTGTTCCCATGTGTTCTCGTTTTTGGATAGCACAAACGGGATAAGAAAACAATTGTAGGATTTGGGGGTATATCAAAGATACGCAAATCTTTGCAAAGGTCTTTTTTTCTCGATAAACGTGTCGAATCTATCGACCTGAATATTTTTTAATGACTTCCTTTATCCTTTCTATCCGGTTTTCGGGGTCTGGATGCGTGCTTTGAAATTCGGGTACACGGTCCGGTCCGGCAGCCGCCTTTAAAATCTCCATGACCTTGATCATCTCATAGGGATCATACCCGGATTGGACCATGAACAGGACACCCAGTTCATCACTTTCCAGTTCATCGTCCCTGCCATTTTTCAATAAGGTGTTCTGACCAATGCCTGCCACCACGCTTCCCATATCGCCACCCACAGAGGCACCTGTGGCCAGGGTTTGCCAAAAATTGCTTTCCGCGATCCGTTCCGCAGAGTGCCTACCGATCACGTGGCCTATTTCGTGCCCCAACACTCCGGCCAATTGGGCTTCATTGAGTTGGGAAAACAGCGCATAGGTGATAAAACATTGCCCTCCGGGCAAGGCAAAGGCATTGATGGTACGATCATCGGCCAAGAGGTGAAAGTCGTATTCATAAGGTGTTTCACGGGCAATACTGCTATTGACCAGCTTTTTGCCCACGGCATCCACCAAGGCCTGCATTCGTTCATCAGGGTAGAGACCACCATACTGCTGAGCCATTTCCGGAACACTTTGCAGCCCAATGGCAATCTCCTGTTCTGCGGTCATGTTTATGTTTTGGACCCTTCCGGTATAGGGATTCTCTTCTTGGTTGTTGCAACGGCGGATAAAAGCGAAGGCCACAATGGCCAGTCCGATCAGGATGCGGATTCTCCAACTTCCTCTTCTCATGATGGTCGTGTTCTATACGAATGAAGATACGAAAAAAAGCACTACAACAGGGCTGGATTTATGTCCAGGATATTGTCTTGAATGTAGGTTTTAATGAAGCCTGTGGTAAAGTGTTCCGCGCCGTAAAATTCCTCTTTTTGAAGCAAACGCAGAATGTTGATTTTCCTGTAGGCCGTTAACATGGGAATGGAAATGGGGGCGTAGCTATAATGCCAAGGCTCATACTTGAAGCCCCTTCGTTTGGGTTCGTTGGTGTAGACGAGGTGGAATCCAAATTTTTCCGAGTTTTCATCCAGCCACAGTTTAAAATTTTCAAAGGGACCGCCTTTTTCAAATTTTTCGGGAACCAAAACATCGCCTGAAACCTTGGGATAGCCATCAATAATGTCAATATCGGTGCCCCAATGATGCCTGCTGGTACCCGGAATGGTGGAATATTCAATGATCTTGTCTATGGCCTGCAGGGGTTCCAAGCCTTCATCTTCGGTAAACGCTAAATATTTTCGCTCCCAAATGCTTGCTTGATGGTAAAAATCCCGGTAACTGGAAACCATTTTAATATCGAAACCATCCGTGTAGGCGGCTTTTTTCATTTCCACAAAAGACTCATAGGCCTCTTTTCTAAGGTTGATGCCCTCACCAAAGAGATCTATAACAGCCTTGCCCATCAATTCGTCAGTGGAATATTCATCAGAAATAAAATGCGGAAAAACTGGAGGTAGGGAACAGGCCAAACCGGAAATGGATGCTGTTTTAACAAAAGTCCTTCGTTTCATGGAATTGATTTTTGTGCCAAGGTAAGAAGTATTTTTTTGTCAAGGAAGCTACACTATTTGCTGGTGATGGATTGGGGACTATCGGTCTAAAAACAGAAAACCAGTGTATTCCAGTCCTAGATCATCCAATGTGACCAGGTAAAAATAGACACCTTCGGGCAGACCGATTTCGCGGTTGGTGTAAAGACTTCCCGCATTGGACATCCCATAAAACTCATTGATATAGTTGATTTTCTCATAGACTTTTTGTCCAAGCCGATTGTAGATGATCAAACTGTTGTTGGGCGATTCTTCCATGCCCTCAATCACCAAAAAATCGTTGGTCCCATCGCCATTGGGACTCAAAAAATAGTTGCCCAAGGTAGGATTGTCCACAGCAAAGGTGTCTGTGGGCAGGGGAATGGTGCCAAACGTAATGGCGGCAAAATCATTGGGAACAAAGGTGTTGGAGGTTAAAAAGCCTTCGGTAATATCACCGCTAATGGCGGCGTTGCCAATAATGGTCCATTGGTTGGAAGCTTTGTTCCATCCTATTAATCTAACCGATTCCAGAGAGGCATTGGGAATAAGGCCCAATCCGCTCCGGGCGTTCCAACTGATGGTGACCTGGGCCGGTACGCTGCTCTGCACAATCCAGAATTCCGTGTCGCTCACGGTACCAATGTCCCGTACCTTTTCGTTGACATCAAAACTTTGGGTGATGGATATGGGTGAGGAAGGGTCTTCAAAAAAATAGGCGCAGATGGCCAAAGGTGTTGTTCCCTGCGAATCCAAGGTCAAGGACCGAAGTTGGTTCTCATCGCCTACGGGGAATTGAAAAACATCCCGGTCGGTGATGGCGGCAAACCCGGTTATTTTTCTATCATTGGCCTGCTCGGTATAGGTACCTTGGTCCATAAAATTAAGATAGACCGATGGGTCGTTGAGGGTGGTAAGAATGTTGCCCTCAATAAAATTGAGGTTGTTCCGCACATTTACCGAATTCCGTAAAAAAATATTGTTGGGCACCATCACCTCCATATCCCAAAGGGTTGGTGGTATATTGCCCGCTACCTGGATAACGTTGCTCTCGTAAAAGCCTACCAAGCCCTCGGTTTGATCAAAGGCGGAATCGTTGATAAAACTGGTATGGAACCCCAAATTGCCATGCACCTGCATATTGCCCGCATGATACAGGCCAGTTTGGGCGTGTAGCACACTGCCCAATAGCAAAATGGATATGTGGAGGAGGGGTTTCAAGGGTTAGAAGTTAAAAATGGTAAATGACCAGTTTTTATCAATTGGATTAATCTGTGTTTCTGGAATGTTGACAGTATCTCCTCCACTATCCCCGTATGGCATAAATGGAGATACAATTTCTTTAATTTCCACAGTAAAGCTAGTATTTGTGACTCCGCTAATATTTAAAATAACATCATTGGTTCCATTACTTTCCACACTAGTGTTGACCACATAATTTGTTGACCCCAAATCTGCAAAATTTACGGTGTAAACCCCTGTACCATTGACATGGTCAACTGAAGTGATGTTGAGTTCGCTTAGTGGTATGTTTCCTGTTGCATCTATTTTACCAGCAACGGCAGGTCCTCCAAAGTTTGCTCTGGGTTCCCATAGTGGGTCGCCGGCAACATCAGTGGTGAGGACGCTATTGGCATCGGCAGCCCCCAGTGTTCCTATTTTGGCCAATGTTACTGAATCATCGGCAAGCTCATCCGTATCAATTCCTTGTGCGTTTACATCTAATGTATAGGGGTCCGCCAGGGTTCCCGCCCCTGACCTAGTCAATGTTCCATCGGTGGCGTTTGTAACTTCGTTACCCACAATTCCATCGGTCTCGGTAATGGTCAATGTCGATGGATCTACCAAAACCCAGTCGGTTCCGTTCCACTGCATGAGTTCACCGGCAGTGGTCCCGTTAGCGATCTTGGCAAGTGTCACCGCGTCATTGATGATTTCGTTGTCCGATATTCCGTTGGTGGATACTCCCAGTGTATAGGGGTCCGCCAAGGTTCCTGCCCCTGACCTAGTCAATGTTCCATCGGTGGCGTTTGTAACTTCGTTACCCACAATTCCATCGATCTCGGTAATGGTCAATGTCGATGGATCTACCAAAACCCAGTCGGTTCCGTTCCACTGCATGAGTTCTCCTGCGGTTGTTCCATTGGCAAGTTTTAGGAGCGTAACAGCATCATTCGCAATTTCATTGTCCGAGATTCCGTTGGTTGAGACCCCAAGTGTGTAGGGATCCGCCAAGGTTCCTGCCCCTGACCTAGTCAATGTTCCATCGGTGGCGTTTGTAACTTCGTTACCCACAATTCCATCGGTCTCGGTAATGGTCAATGTCGATGGATCTACCAAAACCCAGTCGGTTCCGTTCCACTGCATGAGTTCTCCTGCGGTTGTTCCATTGGCAAGTTTTAGGAGCGTAACAGCATCATTCGCAATTTCATTGTCCGAGATTCCGTTGGTTGAGACCCCAAGTGTGTAGGGATCCGCCAAGGTTCCCGCTCCTGACCTAGTCAATGTTCCATCGGTGGCGTTTGTAACTTCGTTACCCACAATTCCATCGGTCTCGGTAATGGTCAATGTCGATGGATCTACCAAAACCCAGTCGGTTCCGTTCCACTGCATGAGTTCACCGGCAGTGGTCCCGTTAGCGATCTTGGCAAGTGTCACCGCGTCATTGATGATTTCGTTGTCCGATATTCCGTTGGTGGATACTCCCAGTGTATAGGGGTCCGCCAAGGTGCCTGCCCCTGACCTAGTCAATGTTCCATCGGTGGCGTTTGTAACTTCGTTACCCACAATTCCATCGATCTCGGTAATGGTCAATGTCGATGGATCTACCAAAACCCAGTCGGTTCCGTTCCACTGCATGAGTTCTCCTGCGGTTGTTCCATTGGCAAGTTTTAGGAGCGTAACAGCATCATTCGCAATTTCATTGTCCGAGATTCCGTTGGTTGAGACCCCAAGTGTGTAGGGATCCGCCAAGGTTCCCGCTCCTGATCTTGTCAATGTTCCATCGGTCACATTCGTTACCTCATTCCCCACAACACCATCTAGCTCAGTAACACTAATGTCCGCTTCGGAGATCAAGGTCCAATCGGTACCATTCCATTGCATGAGTTGC
Encoded here:
- a CDS encoding ankyrin repeat domain-containing protein; the protein is MKKTILTVAAFCMLVATGVSANEPKSDVNLNVSALPVEVNSFCKAIMQGDVETVKKLIELGEDVNEKSLGMAPVHFAARYNQAEILKLLIENGANFKRRSDQGYTAKKYAEMSNAAEALAVLEDAMKK
- a CDS encoding gliding motility-associated C-terminal domain-containing protein codes for the protein MKPLLHISILLLGSVLHAQTGLYHAGNMQVHGNLGFHTSFINDSAFDQTEGLVGFYESNVIQVAGNIPPTLWDMEVMVPNNIFLRNSVNVRNNLNFIEGNILTTLNDPSVYLNFMDQGTYTEQANDRKITGFAAITDRDVFQFPVGDENQLRSLTLDSQGTTPLAICAYFFEDPSSPISITQSFDVNEKVRDIGTVSDTEFWIVQSSVPAQVTISWNARSGLGLIPNASLESVRLIGWNKASNQWTIIGNAAISGDITEGFLTSNTFVPNDFAAITFGTIPLPTDTFAVDNPTLGNYFLSPNGDGTNDFLVIEGMEESPNNSLIIYNRLGQKVYEKINYINEFYGMSNAGSLYTNREIGLPEGVYFYLVTLDDLGLEYTGFLFLDR
- a CDS encoding M15 family metallopeptidase yields the protein MKRRTFVKTASISGLACSLPPVFPHFISDEYSTDELMGKAVIDLFGEGINLRKEAYESFVEMKKAAYTDGFDIKMVSSYRDFYHQASIWERKYLAFTEDEGLEPLQAIDKIIEYSTIPGTSRHHWGTDIDIIDGYPKVSGDVLVPEKFEKGGPFENFKLWLDENSEKFGFHLVYTNEPKRRGFKYEPWHYSYAPISIPMLTAYRKINILRLLQKEEFYGAEHFTTGFIKTYIQDNILDINPALL
- the gpmI gene encoding 2,3-bisphosphoglycerate-independent phosphoglycerate mutase, encoding MNKKTILMILDGWGKSPDPKVSAIAQANTPFVDSLYTQYPNANLLTDGMNVGLPEGQMGNSEVGHMNLGAGRIVYQDLAKINKAVKEDTLKDEKVLKDAFDYAKSNDKAVHFLGLVSDGGVHSHIDHLKALIKAADDSGVQNSFIHAFTDGRDVDPKSGKGFLIDLTHFCSDKNAKLATVVGRYYAMDRDKRWERVKLAYDVMVNAEGEKVKDISDAMQKSYDAGVTDEFIKPLVLTGENGQPLTKITEGDVIVFFNFRTDRGRELTQVLSQQDFHEQNMHKMDLYYVTMTNYDDSFKGIKVVYDKENIKDTLGEVLAKNGKKQIRIAETEKYPHVTFFFNGGREEPFEGEQRILCPSPKVATYDLQPEMSAYDIRDAIIPELKKGEADFICLNFANPDMVGHTGVMEAAIKACETVDECAKDVITAGLENGYSTIVIADHGNCDTMINPDGSPNTAHTTNPVPLILVDKDIKEIKGGVLGDIAPTILKMIGIPQPELMTQKPLV
- a CDS encoding DUF6747 family protein, with the protein product MGTLVHFKNLYVEAFDDCKPSFIVLFLKGYSVFCGIMLMMALYAFFYRAFTGFEF
- a CDS encoding M48 family metalloprotease, with amino-acid sequence MRRGSWRIRILIGLAIVAFAFIRRCNNQEENPYTGRVQNINMTAEQEIAIGLQSVPEMAQQYGGLYPDERMQALVDAVGKKLVNSSIARETPYEYDFHLLADDRTINAFALPGGQCFITYALFSQLNEAQLAGVLGHEIGHVIGRHSAERIAESNFWQTLATGASVGGDMGSVVAGIGQNTLLKNGRDDELESDELGVLFMVQSGYDPYEMIKVMEILKAAAGPDRVPEFQSTHPDPENRIERIKEVIKKYSGR